The following proteins are co-located in the Stigmatella aurantiaca genome:
- a CDS encoding GNAT family N-acetyltransferase, with protein sequence MDFYETLEREGTGQWWKIISRQSPEALGAIGYNHYQAQHKKAESGYWLLPRFWNQGILTERDCEIKDGHPISLRIYSLLSTDPAGSKF encoded by the coding sequence ATGGATTTTTATGAAACCCTGGAGCGGGAGGGGACCGGCCAGTGGTGGAAGATCATCAGCAGGCAGAGTCCGGAAGCCTTGGGCGCGATCGGGTACAATCACTATCAAGCACAGCACAAGAAAGCCGAGAGCGGCTACTGGCTGCTCCCCCGGTTCTGGAACCAAGGCATCCTCACGGAGCGCGACTGCGAGATCAAGGACGGCCACCCCATCAGCCTCCGGATCTACAGCCTGCTCTCGACAGATCCAGCAGGCTCGAAGTTCTAA
- a CDS encoding AAA family ATPase, whose product MRIAVSGTHRSGKSTLIDELSGLLPTYVTVDEPYHQLEEEGYAFASPPSVEDFQEQLARSIANLDDAHRDVLFDRCPVDFIGYLLAHEDRDAFELEVWLPRVRSALRKLDLIVLAGIERPDRIVRSASEDEELRLAVDEKLKELLLDDPYSLGVEVLEVEGAPRARAKQVLQHL is encoded by the coding sequence ATGCGAATCGCTGTGTCCGGCACGCACCGTTCTGGAAAGTCCACCCTGATTGACGAGCTGTCCGGCCTCTTGCCCACCTATGTGACGGTGGATGAGCCGTACCACCAGCTCGAGGAAGAGGGGTACGCGTTCGCGTCCCCTCCATCGGTTGAGGATTTCCAAGAGCAGCTTGCGCGGTCCATCGCCAACCTGGACGATGCGCATCGCGACGTGTTGTTCGACCGGTGTCCGGTGGACTTCATCGGATACCTGTTGGCCCACGAGGACCGCGACGCGTTCGAACTGGAGGTGTGGCTCCCGCGCGTACGCAGCGCCCTGCGGAAGCTCGATCTGATCGTGCTGGCCGGGATCGAGCGGCCGGACCGGATCGTGCGCTCCGCCTCGGAAGACGAGGAGCTGCGCCTGGCCGTGGATGAGAAGCTGAAGGAGCTTCTCCTCGATGACCCTTACTCCCTGGGCGTGGAGGTGCTGGAGGTGGAAGGTGCTCCGAGGGCGCGTGCGAAGCAGGTTCTCCAGCACCTTTGA
- a CDS encoding DUF1992 domain-containing protein, with protein MTKGLHRLIEARIQDAQRRGEFDALPGKGQPLADDGLGSLPEEQRAEALLMRISGLPEEVALLREVAELREKFDSARDAEERQQIREVLYAKAVRLGILFEQSGKYLSARRIQDLVP; from the coding sequence ATGACGAAGGGATTGCACCGTCTCATCGAGGCCCGGATCCAGGATGCCCAGAGACGGGGCGAGTTCGACGCGCTGCCGGGGAAGGGACAGCCGCTCGCGGATGATGGGCTGGGCTCCTTGCCGGAGGAGCAGCGGGCGGAGGCGCTGCTGATGCGCATCTCGGGGTTGCCGGAAGAGGTGGCCCTGCTGCGTGAGGTGGCGGAGCTCCGAGAGAAGTTCGACAGCGCCCGCGACGCGGAGGAGCGTCAGCAGATCCGCGAGGTGCTGTACGCCAAGGCGGTGCGGCTGGGAATTCTCTTCGAGCAATCGGGGAAATACCTCTCGGCTCGCAGGATCCAGGACTTGGTCCCCTGA